The following are encoded in a window of Thunnus albacares chromosome 17, fThuAlb1.1, whole genome shotgun sequence genomic DNA:
- the gh1 gene encoding somatotropin has translation MDRVFLLLSVLSLGVSSQPITDSQRLFSIAVSRVQHLHLLAQRLFSDFESSLQTEEQRQLNKIFLQDFCNSDYIISPIDKHETQRSSVLKLLSISYRLVESWEFPSRSLSGGSAPRNQISPKLSELKTGIHLLIRANQDGAEMFADSSALQLAPYGNYYQSLGADESLRRSYELLACFKKDMHKVETYLTVAKCRLSPEANCTL, from the exons ATGGACAGAG tctttctcttGCTGTCAGTCCTGTCTCTGGGTGTCtcctctcagccaatcacagacaGCCAGCGTCTGTTCTCCATCGCTGTCAGCAGAGTGCAACACCTCCACCTGCTCGCCCAGAGACTCTTCTCTGACTTT GAGAGCTCTCTGCAGACAGAGGAGCAGCGTCAGCTCAACAAAATCTTCCTGCAGGATTTCTGCAACTCTGATTACATCATCAGCCCGATCGACAAGCATGAGACGCAACGCAGCTCT GTTCTGAAGCTGCTGTCAATCTCCTATCGATTGGTGGAATCGTGGGAGTTCCCCAGCCGTTCTCTGTCCGGAGGTTCTGCTCCAAGGAACCAGATCTCACCAAAACTGTCTGAACTGAAGACAGGAATCCACCTGCTGATCagg GCCAATCAGGATGGAGCAGAGATGTTCGCTGACAGCTCTGCCCTCCAGCTCGCTCCGTATGGAAACTATTATCAAAGTCTGGGAGCTGACGAGTCACTGAGACGGAGCTACGAGCTGCTTGCCTGCTTCAAGAAGGACATGCACAAG GTGGAGACCTACCTGACGGTGGCTAAATGTCGACTCTCTCCAGAAGCTAACTGCACCCTGTAG